One Thermodesulfobacteriota bacterium genomic region harbors:
- a CDS encoding methyltransferase domain-containing protein: MKSDLRRWDERFSKKGYAFGKAPNPFLKRHLRYLPKGGRALDLASGEGRNAVFLAKKGFEVEAVDISEVGLKKARRLAKEAGVKIHTTCADLNVYPIEKEGYDLIANFYFLNRRLIPRIKKGLKKGGRVIFETYLLEQRKIGTAGPKQLRYFLKPNELLRLFTDFRILYYREGIFKEGGRKKAVASLIAEKP, from the coding sequence ATGAAATCAGACCTGAGGCGCTGGGACGAAAGGTTTTCTAAGAAAGGTTACGCCTTCGGAAAAGCCCCAAACCCTTTCTTGAAGAGGCACCTTCGCTACCTCCCCAAAGGAGGCAGAGCCCTTGACCTCGCCTCCGGAGAGGGAAGAAACGCCGTCTTTTTGGCAAAGAAGGGTTTTGAGGTGGAGGCGGTGGATATCTCCGAGGTCGGTTTAAAGAAGGCGAGAAGGCTTGCAAAAGAGGCGGGGGTGAAAATCCACACCACGTGCGCGGACCTAAACGTCTATCCGATCGAAAAAGAAGGCTACGACCTCATCGCCAACTTCTATTTCCTCAACCGGAGGCTCATCCCGAGGATCAAAAAGGGGCTGAAAAAGGGCGGTCGGGTCATCTTCGAGACCTACCTCCTCGAACAGAGAAAGATCGGCACCGCAGGCCCAAAACAGCTACGGTACTTCCTCAAGCCCAACGAACTGCTCCGGCTTTTCACGGACTTCCGCATCCTCTATTACCGTGAGGGAATCTTTAAGGAGGGCGGGAGAAAGAAGGCCGTCGCCAGTCTGATCGCGGAGAAACCTTAA